From Pogoniulus pusillus isolate bPogPus1 chromosome 5, bPogPus1.pri, whole genome shotgun sequence, the proteins below share one genomic window:
- the GPR15 gene encoding G-protein coupled receptor 15 — translation MRTDQSEMEHTQLSPVTTVTFNYDYYDDNNCHYQYLQHLSTFLPILYTAVFLVGIVGNAILIAALVFRQRVQRLIDVFIINLAASDFIFLITLPFWVDMEASDGSWRVGSFLCKASSYVISVNMYCSILLLTCMSADRYLAIMHPSIARRVRTRSYFSGLCICVWLLSCCLGMPTLLSRELKKQYGKPYCTDKAVTEAKQIMSLMLLILAFFFPLFSILTFYCTITKRLCVHYQRTGKHDKKLRKSIKIVFIVVAAFVISWVPFNLFKLMAILLGLVKQPDCFPNVVAQLGMKVSSPFAFANSCANPFIYYCFDSYIRRAMLQWLCPRVKISSSSNSNTLDTRLSHSLSNFVAGEQAARKRKRSVSL, via the coding sequence ATGAGGACAGATCAGTCAGAAATGGAACACACTCAGCTTTCACCTGTGACTACAGTCACTTTTAACTACGACTACTACGATGACAACAACTGCCACTATCAATATCTGCAGCATCTGTCTACTTTCCTCCCTATCCTGTACACTGCTGTGTTCCTGGTGGGCATAGTTGGCAACGCCATTCTGATAGCAGCCTTGGTCTTCAGGCAACGAGTCCAGAGGCTGATCGACGTCTTTATTATAAACCTTGCCGCATCTGACTTCATCTTCCTCATCACACTACCGTTCTGGGTGGACATGGAGGCGTCGGATGGCAGCTGGAGGGTAGGATCTTTCCTCTGTAAAGCCAGTTCCTATGTCATCTCAGTCAACATGTACtgcagcatcctcctcctcacttGCATGAGTGCTGACCGATACCTTGCTATCATGCATCCCTCTATCGCCAGACGAGTCAGAACAAGATCCTACTTCAGTGGACTCTGCATCTGTGTCTGGCTCTTATCCTGCTGCTTAGGGATGCCAACCCTTTTGTCCAGAGAACTGAAGAAGCAATATGGAAAGCCTTATTGCACAGACAAAGCTGTGACAGAAGCCAAGCAGATCATGTCACTGATGCTTTTAATTCTGGCCTTCTTCTTCCCACTCTTCAGCATCTTAACCTTTTACTGCACCATCACCAAGAGACTCTGTGTACATTATCAGAGAACTGGGAAACATGATAAGAAACTGAGAAAGTCCATCAAGATCGTCTTCATTGTAGTGGCTGCTTTTGTTATCTCCTGGGTTCCCTTCAATCTTTTCAAGCTTATGGCCATCCTTCTGGGACTTGTGAAGCAGCCTGATTGTTTTCCCAATGTAGTTGCCCAGCTGGGCATGAAGGTGAGCAGCCCTTTTGCTTTTGCCAATAGCTGTGCCAACCCTTTCATTTACTATTGCTTTGACAGCTACATCCGCAGAGCCATGCTCCAGTGGCTGTGCCCACGGGTgaaaatcagcagcagcagcaactctaATACCCTGGACACTCGCCTGAGCCACTCCTTATCAAATTTTGTGGCAGGGGAGCAAGCTGCTAGGAAGAGGAAGCGCTCTGTGTCCCTCTGA